The following proteins come from a genomic window of Trifolium pratense cultivar HEN17-A07 linkage group LG4, ARS_RC_1.1, whole genome shotgun sequence:
- the LOC123921569 gene encoding late embryogenesis abundant protein 2-like, with the protein MASHDQSYKAGETMGRTEEKSNQMMGNIGEKTQAAKDKVQQTAQAAAEKTGQTAQAAKEKTQQTAQAAKEKTGQTAQATREKAQDTTDQARDKGSEWGQSTKETAQSGKDNSAGFLQQTGEKVKGMAQGATEAVKNTLGMGQEDEDKTNFPTNRR; encoded by the exons atggcTTCCCACGACCAAAGCTACAAAGCTGGTGAGACCATGGGCCGAACTGAG GAAAAGTCCAATCAGATGATGGGCAATATAGGTGAGAAGACCCAAGCTGCAAAGGATAAGGTCCAACAAACAGCCCAAGCAGCTGCTGAAAAGACTGGGCAGACAGCCCAAGCTGCAAAAGAGAAAACCCAACAAACAGCCCAAGCAGCAAAGGAAAAGACTGGGCAGACAGCCCAAGCAACAAGGGAAAAAGCCCAAGACACAACTGATCAAGCTAGAGACAAAGGGTCAGAGTGGGGCCAGTCAACCAAAGAAACAGCCCAATCAGGAAAAGACAACTCAGCTGGGTTCCTTCAGCAAACTGGAGAAAAGGTTAAGGGTATGGCTCAAGGTGCTACTGAAGCTGTTAAGAACACTTTAGGAATGGGGCAGGAAGATGAAGACAAGACCAATTTCCCAACAAACCGTCGTTGA